The following coding sequences lie in one Xiphias gladius isolate SHS-SW01 ecotype Sanya breed wild chromosome 24, ASM1685928v1, whole genome shotgun sequence genomic window:
- the smim12 gene encoding small integral membrane protein 12 codes for MWPVVWTALRTYAPYVTFPVAFVVGAVGYHLEWFIRGTPKPREEEKGVLELREERKLQEQVGMDSTQVLSLKEKLEFTPKAALNRNRPEKS; via the coding sequence ATGTGGCCTGTAGTATGGACAGCGTTGCGGACCTATGCTCCTTATGTCACCTTTCCTGTGGCCTTTGTGGTCGGAGCAGTGGGCTACCACCTGGAGTGGTTTATCAGAGGGACCCCCAAACCtcgagaggaggagaagggcgTCCTGGAGttgagggaggaaaggaagctTCAGGAACAAGTGGGTATGGACAGCACGCAGGTGCTTAGCCTGAAAGAGAAACTGGAGTTTACACCCAAAGCAGCTCTGAACAGGAACCGACCTGAAAAGAGCTAA
- the pef1 gene encoding peflin, translating into MSFHYGQGYPGGGNPPPGASYGVGRGPYGPPHSSPYGGAAGPPGGPYGGYGAPGHGGQYGPGPGGAPSGPYGAYGGQPHGGPYGHHAPAGNNPPGVNPEAYQWFQTVDTDRSGFINLKELKQALVNSNWSAFNDETCLMMINMFDKTRSGRMDLFGFSALWDFMQRWRGLFQQYDRDRSGCISGTELHQALAQMGYNLSPQFSETLVQRFTLRGGLPGIQLDRFIQVCTQLQSMTQVFRQRDTTMTGNIRLNYEDFLSGAITRLM; encoded by the exons ATGAGCTTCCACTACGGCCAG GGCTATCCAGGAGGGGGCAACCCACCACCAGGTGCTTCATATGGGGTCGGCCGTGGTCCCTATGGGCCTCCCCACTCATCTCCATACGGAGGTGCGGCCGGTCCACCAGGAGGTCCTTATGGTGGTTATGGAGCCCCAGGTCATGGAGGACAATATGGGCCTGGACCAGGGGGTGCCCCCAGTGGGCCTTATGGGGCTTATGGGGGACAGCCTCATGGAGGACCTTACGGACACCATGCTCCTGCAG gtAACAATCCTCCTGGTGTTAACCCAGAGGCATACCAGTGGTTCCAGACTGTTGACACGGACCGCAGCGGCTTCATCAACCTAAAGGAGCTGAAGCAGGCTCTTGTCAACTCGAACTGGTCAGCTTTTAATGACGAGACCTGCCTCATGATGATCA ACATGTTTGACAAGACGCGGTCAGGTCGAATGGACCTGTTTGGCTTCTCGGCACTGTGGGACTTCATGCAGCGATGGAGAGGGTTGTTTCAGCAGTATGACAGAGACCGCTCAGGGTGTATCAGTGGCACAGAGCTACACCAAG CCCTCGCTCAGATGGGCTACAACCTCAGTCCCCAGTTTTCTGAGACGTTGGTGCAGCGCTTCACCTTGCGAGGCGGGCTACCCGGCATCCAGCTGGACCGCTTCATCCAGGTGTGCACCCAGCTCCAGAGCATGACGCAGGTCTTCAGGCAGAGGGACACGACCATGACGGGCAACATCCGCCTCAACTATGAGGATTTCCTCTCTGGTGCCATCACCAGGCTCATGTGA
- the gjb9b gene encoding gap junction protein beta 9b yields MNWSALEALLSGVNKYSTVFGRVWLSMVFVFRVMVFVVAAQRVWGDENKDFVCNTAQPGCNNVCYDHIFPISHIRLWALQLIFVTCPSLMVVGHVKYREKKDMQYTASHKGAHLYANPGKKRGGLWWTYLVSLIFKAGFDAGFLYILYHVYEGYDMPRLSKCSLAPCPNTVDCFISRPTEKKIFTLFMVVSSVFCIFMCICEIVYLICKRIQKDIRKKAEADRRLFAETHEMAVLAAPRSKFRSKTSERVDPTVSVQNLSNIMVEEASEKK; encoded by the exons ATGAATTGGTCTGCTTTGGAGGCACTCCTCAGTGGGGTCAACAAATACTCCACCGTGTTTGGCCGTGTCTGGCTCTCCATGGTCTTTGTCTTCAGGGTGATGGTGTTCGTGGTGGCAGCCCAGCGGGTGTGGGGCGATGAAAACAAGGACTTTGTCTGCAACACGGCCCAGCCAGGCTGCAACAACGTGTGCTACGACCACATCTTCCCCATCTCGCACATCCGCCTGTGGGCCCTGCAGCTCATCTTTGTCACCTGTCCGTCGCTGATGGTGGTCGGGCACGTCAAGTATCGGGAGAAGAAGGACATGCAGTACACCGCCTCACACAAGGGTGCCCATCTCTATGCCAACCCTGGGAAGAAACGTGGGGGGCTTTGGTGGACGTACCTG GTGAGTCTGATTTTCAAGGCAGGCTTTGATGCCGGCTTCCTCTATATCCTGTACCACGTCTATGAAGGTTACGACATGCCCCGCCTATCCAAGTGCTCCCTAGCACCATGCCCCAACACGGTGGACTGCTTCATATCCCGTCCCACCGAGAAGAAGATCTTCACCCTGTTCATGGTGGTCTCTTCTGTTTTCTGCATCTTTATGTGTATCTGTGAGATAGTTTACCTCATCTGCAAACGCATCCAGAAAGACATTAGGAAGAAGGCTGAGGCTGACAGGAGGCTCTTTGCTGAGACTCATGAGATGGCTGTGCTGGCAGCGCCCAGGTCAAAGTTCAGGTCCAAAACGTCAGAGAGAGTGGATCCTACAGTATCTGTCCAGAACCTCAGTAACATCATGGTTGAGGAGGCATCTGAGAAAAAATAA